One window of the Novosphingobium aureum genome contains the following:
- a CDS encoding APC family permease: MRNREGRLRQGIGLWGVVSMGLGTAVGVSIFSAVSPATALAGPGMLLSVVVAALPMYLIAVSYAYLGSANPVSGASFVWPSRYLHPALGFFIAWMRIIANMGAMVVLALVLVRYVSMVVPLPVKPTMFAVLLLALLANLVGVHVAARAQTLMIGAMVVLFAVFALWGGFTAVEPQRLEPFLPSGLPGVVAAAPLLMGLFFGIEAATEAGAEVADGRRNIPLGIALAIGSATLLYAAVAFVALGVLGPEALAGNEAPILASAKGFMGPLATPLIVLAAIVAIGTSLNAIFTMFSRSLMAMGEAGVLPRALARVHPRAQVPHVALLAVFAIGCAGLALPMELTFLFLAVNIPNLVKYASICLCAARVARRYPELHAQAAFRPSPEKMRVLALAGALCALGLVFVGFEADWRPYALLLGWGVLGALWRYAPRRRG, from the coding sequence ATGCGTAATCGCGAAGGGCGCCTGCGGCAGGGGATCGGCCTGTGGGGCGTGGTCTCGATGGGGCTGGGCACCGCGGTCGGGGTCTCGATCTTCTCGGCAGTATCGCCCGCGACCGCGCTGGCGGGGCCGGGTATGCTGCTCTCGGTGGTGGTCGCAGCCTTGCCGATGTACCTGATCGCGGTGAGCTATGCCTATCTCGGCTCGGCCAATCCGGTTTCGGGTGCGAGCTTCGTGTGGCCTTCGCGCTACCTGCACCCCGCTCTCGGCTTCTTCATCGCCTGGATGCGGATCATCGCCAACATGGGCGCGATGGTCGTGCTCGCGCTGGTCCTGGTGCGCTATGTCTCGATGGTCGTGCCACTGCCGGTCAAGCCGACGATGTTCGCGGTGCTGCTGCTCGCACTCCTCGCCAACCTTGTCGGCGTCCACGTCGCCGCACGCGCGCAGACCTTGATGATCGGCGCGATGGTGGTGCTCTTTGCCGTGTTCGCGCTGTGGGGCGGATTTACCGCGGTCGAGCCGCAGCGTCTCGAACCTTTCCTGCCCAGTGGCCTGCCCGGTGTCGTAGCCGCCGCGCCGCTGCTGATGGGGCTGTTCTTCGGGATCGAGGCCGCGACCGAGGCCGGTGCCGAAGTGGCCGACGGGCGGCGCAACATTCCGCTCGGCATTGCGCTCGCCATCGGCTCGGCGACGCTGCTTTACGCCGCTGTCGCCTTCGTCGCGCTGGGTGTGCTCGGGCCTGAAGCGCTTGCGGGCAACGAGGCCCCGATCCTCGCCAGCGCGAAGGGCTTCATGGGGCCGCTCGCGACGCCGCTGATCGTGCTCGCCGCGATCGTCGCCATCGGCACCAGCCTCAATGCGATCTTCACGATGTTCAGCCGCAGCCTCATGGCGATGGGCGAGGCGGGCGTGCTGCCGCGCGCGCTGGCCCGGGTCCATCCGCGCGCGCAAGTGCCGCACGTGGCGCTGCTCGCGGTCTTCGCGATCGGCTGCGCGGGGCTGGCCCTGCCGATGGAGCTGACCTTCCTGTTCCTCGCGGTCAACATTCCCAACCTGGTCAAGTACGCGAGTATCTGCCTGTGCGCCGCACGCGTCGCGCGCCGCTATCCCGAGCTGCACGCGCAGGCCGCATTCCGCCCTTCGCCCGAGAAGATGCGCGTGCTCGCGCTGGCGGGCGCGCTGTGCGCGCTGGGCCTCGTCTTCGTCGGCTTCGAGGCCGACTGGCGGCCCTATGCCCTGCTGCTGGGCTGGGGCGTGCTCGGCGCCTTGTGGCGCTACGCACCGCGCCGGCGGGGCTGA